The following coding sequences lie in one Deltaproteobacteria bacterium genomic window:
- a CDS encoding sterol desaturase family protein, with amino-acid sequence MHHHSEDFNLSVALRQPAFELLTAFVFYAPLALLGVPAHVWVTMYALNLFYQFWTHTELVGDLGRYEAVFNTPSHHRVHHGINPEYLDKNYGGIFILWDRLFGTLAPEQQPVVFGVTKPLHSYNPLWANLEYYAQVHRDARRFPRWWDRVRVWWKHPGWQPAELGAGKPPPAVDRAHYVKYAPAATRRLQRYALLHFWLAFVGSGIVLSLAETTTRTAAIGPGVVVLATLVALVGRLERKRWAAPLDVARQLATVGLLLWYAPQAMATPMAFGLAGGVAATFIGLAAWLRPGAEADD; translated from the coding sequence GTGCACCACCACAGCGAGGATTTCAACCTCTCGGTCGCGCTGCGGCAGCCCGCGTTCGAGCTGCTGACCGCGTTCGTGTTCTACGCACCGCTCGCCCTGCTCGGGGTGCCCGCGCACGTGTGGGTCACGATGTACGCCCTCAATCTCTTCTACCAGTTCTGGACCCATACCGAGCTGGTCGGGGATCTCGGTCGCTACGAGGCGGTGTTCAACACGCCGTCGCACCACCGCGTGCACCACGGCATCAACCCAGAGTACCTCGACAAGAACTACGGCGGCATCTTCATCCTCTGGGACCGTCTGTTCGGCACGCTCGCGCCCGAGCAGCAACCCGTCGTGTTCGGCGTGACCAAGCCGCTGCACAGCTACAACCCGCTGTGGGCCAATCTCGAGTACTACGCGCAGGTGCACCGCGATGCCCGGCGATTCCCGCGGTGGTGGGACCGCGTGCGCGTGTGGTGGAAGCACCCCGGGTGGCAGCCCGCCGAGCTGGGCGCCGGCAAGCCACCGCCAGCGGTCGACCGTGCGCACTACGTGAAGTACGCGCCGGCCGCGACGCGACGACTGCAGCGCTACGCGCTGCTGCACTTCTGGCTCGCCTTCGTCGGTAGCGGCATCGTGCTCTCGCTCGCCGAGACGACCACTCGCACGGCGGCGATCGGACCCGGCGTGGTCGTGCTCGCGACCCTCGTGGCGCTGGTCGGTCGGCTCGAGCGCAAGCGTTGGGCCGCGCCCCTCGATGTCGCGCGACAGCTGGCGACCGTGGGCTTGTTGCTGTGGTACGCCCCGCAGGCGATGGCGACCCCCATGGCGTTCGGCCTCGCCGGTGGCGTGGCGGCGACCTTCATCGGGCTGGCGGCGTGGCTGCGACCGGGCGCGGAGGCCGATGACTGA